In one window of Pseudobdellovibrionaceae bacterium DNA:
- a CDS encoding SCO family protein produces MKYLLIVLMFSFCGPLSVAQKETWPEMSIYNLTGPWKNHEGKVVNLKDFSGKVVVAAMVYTSCQHTCPMITQKVVDIRKALPKKLREKVVYALISFDPEGDTPKVLAAYKKKSSLDKHWVLLTSDAGTVRKLAGVIGFNYKKTPDGGFAHSNMVNLVDPQGVVTYQIDGLNKANDEMVKKIVTLLK; encoded by the coding sequence ATGAAGTATTTGTTGATAGTTTTAATGTTCAGTTTTTGCGGACCCCTTTCAGTAGCACAAAAAGAAACCTGGCCAGAAATGTCGATTTACAATCTAACGGGCCCATGGAAGAACCATGAAGGAAAGGTCGTCAACCTCAAGGACTTTTCTGGGAAAGTGGTGGTTGCCGCCATGGTTTACACTAGCTGTCAGCACACCTGTCCGATGATTACACAAAAGGTAGTCGATATTCGCAAGGCACTGCCGAAGAAGCTCCGGGAGAAGGTCGTATATGCATTGATTTCCTTTGATCCAGAGGGAGATACTCCCAAGGTTCTTGCTGCCTATAAAAAGAAAAGCAGTCTAGACAAACACTGGGTACTGTTAACAAGTGATGCCGGAACTGTACGTAAGTTGGCTGGAGTCATTGGATTTAATTACAAGAAAACTCCGGACGGGGGATTTGCCCATTCAAATATGGTGAACCTTGTTGATCCACAAGGGGTGGTCACCTACCAAATTGATGGCCTGAATAAGGCTAACGATGAAATGGTCAAAAAGATTGTCACTCTCTTGAAGTAG
- a CDS encoding formylglycine-generating enzyme family protein, which yields MAKIEGGTFTPFYDKDKNGKSISVAVKSFHLDKAPVTNRDFLEFVKKNPQWSRSATKRIFADSSYLKHWVSDFSFPKGDADRPVRYVSWFAAIEYCESLGKTLPTVQQWEYVAAADDKVKDASGKKSYQQKILHWYSRPSIDQLPKVTSGEKNVWGVYDMHGLHWEWNLDYNTALVTGESREDGSTNRNRFCGDGSLNAKDKLDYGGFMRFGFRSSLKGNYTVGNLGFRCARTKKGK from the coding sequence ATGGCAAAAATAGAGGGGGGAACCTTTACCCCCTTTTATGATAAAGATAAAAACGGCAAATCTATTTCCGTAGCTGTAAAAAGTTTTCACCTCGACAAAGCACCCGTGACCAACCGTGATTTTTTAGAATTTGTTAAAAAAAATCCACAATGGTCTCGTTCTGCAACAAAGCGAATCTTTGCCGACAGTTCTTATTTAAAACATTGGGTATCGGATTTTTCATTTCCAAAAGGCGATGCCGATCGGCCAGTTCGCTATGTTTCCTGGTTTGCGGCCATAGAATATTGTGAATCTCTTGGAAAAACACTGCCTACAGTTCAACAGTGGGAGTACGTGGCAGCGGCAGATGATAAAGTAAAAGACGCCTCTGGCAAGAAAAGCTATCAGCAAAAAATATTGCACTGGTACAGTCGGCCAAGTATTGATCAGCTTCCCAAGGTCACGTCCGGTGAAAAGAACGTATGGGGCGTCTATGATATGCATGGGCTTCATTGGGAATGGAATCTAGACTACAATACAGCTTTGGTAACTGGAGAGTCTCGTGAGGACGGGAGTACCAATCGGAATCGTTTTTGTGGAGATGGATCGCTCAATGCCAAAGATAAATTGGACTACGGTGGATTTATGAGATTTGGTTTTAGAAGTTCATTGAAGGGTAATTATACGGTTGGAAACTTGGGCTTTCGATGTGCCCGTACCAAGAAAGGTAAATAA